CAATGGGCACATTCACATCATCAAGTAAATGACCATGCACGAAGGTAATGTTCTGACTCACACCATGTTTTATGGCATTGATTTGCGCCACTTCAAGAGCCTCTTTTGAAAGATCCACGGCAATCAAACGTGCTTGTGGTAAAAAATGTGCTAGCATGATCGAGATAATCCCACTACCCGTACCGATTTCAGCGATGGTAAGGCTCTGGTGCTCCTTTACCCAACCGAGTACGTGATCCACTAAGAGTTCGGTTTCAGGACGGGGTATCAAGACACGCTCATCTACATAAAATTCACGCGAATAAAAAGAGGCTTGCTTTAAGATATATTCTAAAGGTACAGATTTTTTTCTTTGTTCAATATGGTCTAAAAAATCTTGAGGTGTTTCGATTGTATCATCATCATGAGCCATAATCCACAGCAATTCTTTGCCTAAAGCATGCGAGAGCATCGTGCGTACCTCTTTTTGAGGATTCTCGCAGATGCCTTGCAATACTTGTGATGCTTCAGCAATCATCTCTTTTATTCGTGGCAATGCTCTTCCATAAAACGCTTATCTTCATTCACATCAACACCCAAATGTTTGAGTCGCGTAACCAATGGTGGATGTGTAAAATATAATGCAATCGTGAGGGGATGAGAATAAGGAAAACTTTTGTTGGCATCTGCCAATTTCATCAAAGCAGACGCCAGTGCTTCTTTGCTTTCACACTCACTTCCATAAGCATCCGCTGCATACTCATTTTTACGGCTAAGAAAACTAAAAAATGGCATAAAGAGAAACGAAAGCACCGGAGAAAAAAGCAAGAAAAAGACCAATGTCATGTAGCTTCCATTGCTTACCCCTAATTGCAAAAAGATATCACTAGGAAGATTTCCAAATATCGCGAACATAATCAATAACATCAAGCCACTAGAGAAAATATTT
This genomic window from Sulfurospirillum sp. 1612 contains:
- the prmC gene encoding peptide chain release factor N(5)-glutamine methyltransferase, encoding MPRIKEMIAEASQVLQGICENPQKEVRTMLSHALGKELLWIMAHDDDTIETPQDFLDHIEQRKKSVPLEYILKQASFYSREFYVDERVLIPRPETELLVDHVLGWVKEHQSLTIAEIGTGSGIISIMLAHFLPQARLIAVDLSKEALEVAQINAIKHGVSQNITFVHGHLLDDVNVPIDVLVSNPPYIKKDAILDKNLSYEPSLALFGGEEGDEILKEIIDIAHKRKIALLACEMGYDQREKITNYLHTLNAKATFYKDYSDFDRGFLLEG